Proteins encoded together in one Pseudomonadota bacterium window:
- a CDS encoding 6,7-dimethyl-8-ribityllumazine synthase, with translation MGKIFEGSLNRGDNARIAIINSRFNSFICERLEEGALDALKRHGVTEEGIAVYKVPGAFEIPLLAKKLAASGKYDGLVCLGAVIRGDTPHFDYVAAEVSKGIAVTSLETGVPIAFGVLTTNTIEQAVERAGSKAGNKGWEAAVTLLEMIDLLRQI, from the coding sequence ATGGGCAAAATATTTGAAGGATCACTAAACCGCGGCGATAACGCCCGCATCGCGATCATCAACAGCCGCTTCAACAGTTTTATCTGTGAGCGCCTGGAAGAAGGCGCTCTTGACGCCCTGAAAAGGCACGGAGTGACGGAAGAAGGCATCGCGGTTTACAAAGTTCCCGGAGCTTTTGAGATTCCCTTGCTGGCAAAAAAGCTGGCCGCCTCCGGTAAATATGACGGCCTCGTCTGCTTGGGCGCCGTGATTCGCGGCGATACGCCCCATTTCGACTATGTTGCGGCCGAGGTGAGCAAAGGGATTGCGGTCACCAGCCTGGAAACCGGAGTGCCGATCGCTTTCGGAGTTCTGACTACCAATACCATTGAACAGGCGGTTGAACGAGCCGGCAGCAAGGCCGGCAACAAAGGCTGGGAAGCGGCGGTTACCCTGCTGGAGATGATCGACCTCCTGCGCCAGATCTAA